A region from the Salvia splendens isolate huo1 chromosome 15, SspV2, whole genome shotgun sequence genome encodes:
- the LOC121768606 gene encoding uncharacterized protein LOC121768606 — translation MPPRRQAGRPRRYAQVPEQIPRRDQAGGAGAQPPPPPPPPPAVPERRVEETFLKQNPPVFNGLGNPAAAETWVRAIERIFDFLRCTDRERLSCVKFQLVESADFWWEARRKVMTREQLEHLTWEEFKNELYGKYIPKSYRKAKEVEFYSLKQGKMTVTEYDRLFCDMSRYAPELVDTDEKMAEKFCTGLRSEIRMALASHGGLSYVESLGRALDIEAAMPKERPTTHVTTAPPPPQQRSPREKRKWEGDRVPTDAKKPQFAPKPQQNRWYQTAPTPAAERGAQAPLCARCSKRHDGECKAGTGGCFHCGQKGHFARNCPSKATGTGGQRPQLRALQVEPRREKAMLHAPRPQRQLRPRLPPQARAFALQQKQARAEEGKREQGNLAGMGTLLNVPIALLFDTGASHSFISTSCVDTLNLPTDVMEHSMRVSSPVGGLIDITRTCSNIKFSMGNLNLVAHNLHVMLMWSVDIILGMDWLAENYATIRCKERQIALQYPGTEPVMFHGISMRKRKSIISALQATTMMRKGCPAYLVFLNKEEKKDKKIEDVAIVREYPDVFPEKLPGLPPNRQLEFSIDLEPGSAPISKAPYRMAPRELEELKMQLQELLDLGFIRPSVSPWGAPLQGAGVFSKMDLRSGYHQLRVRQDDIPKTAFRTRYGHYEFTVMPFGLTNAPAVFMDLMNRVFHPYLDKFVLVFIDDVLIYSKNKKEHEEHLRTTLETRI, via the exons atgcctcccaGAAGACAAGCAGGCAGGCCGAGAAGGTACGCGCAAGTACCAGAGCAGATACCTAGGAGAGACCAGGCTGGGGGAGCAGGAGCACAAccgccacctcctccaccaccgcctcctgCAGTGCCGGAGAGGCGAGTGGAAGAAACATTTCTCAAACAGAACCCACCTGTGTTCAATGGTCTGGGGAATCCTGCTGCAGCAGAGACCTGGGTGCGTGCGATCGAGCGCATCTTTGATTTTCTTCGGTGCACCGACAGAGAGCGACTCTCATGTGTGAAGTTTCAGCTGGTTGAGTCCGCCGACTTCTGGTGGGAAGCTAGGCGAAAGGTTATGACTCGTGAACAGTTGGAGCACCTGACCTGGGAGGAGTTTAAGAATGAGCTGTACGGCAAGTACATCCCCAAGAGCTACCGCAAGGCCAAAGAGGTGGAGTTTTACAGTTTGAAACAGGGAAAGATGACAGTGACCGAGTACGATAGGTTATTCTGTGACATGTCACGCTATGCGCCTGAACTAGTAGACACGGACGAGAAAATGGCCGAAAAGTTTTGTACTGGCCTGAGATCGGAAATAAGAATGGCTCTGGCCAGTCATGGAGGTCTGTCTTATGTCGAGTCATTGGGCCGGGCCCTGgacattgaggcagctatgcccaaagagaggCCGACGACACATGTCACCACTGCTCCACCGCCGCCACAGCAGCGGTCCCCTCGAGAAAAGAGGAAATGGGAAGGAGACCGAGTCCCGACTGATGCTAAGAAACCACAGTTTGCCCCTAAGCCACAGCAGAACCGTTGGTACCAAACTGCCCCGACTCCAGCTGCGGAGCGCGGAGCCCAGGCACCTCTATGTGCGAGATGCTCGAAGAGACATGACGGCGAGTGTAAGGCCGGGACTGGTGGATGTTTCCACTGCGGGCAGAAGGGACATTTTGCCAGAAACTGCCCGAGCAAGGCGACTGGAACGGGAGGACAGCGTCCGCAACTGCGGGCACTCCAGGTTGAACCAAGGAGAGAGAAGGCGATGCTCCATGCACCACGTCCTCAGCGACAGCTACGCCCGAGACTTCCCCCACAGGCAAGAGCCTTCGCACTGCAGCAGAAGCAGGCCAGGGCCGAGGAAGGGAAACGGGAGCAAGgcaatttggcaggtatgggaactcTCCTCAACGTACCAATCGCCCTTTTGTTTGATACCGGTGCATCACACTCCTTTATATCAAcatcttgtgtggatactttgaacTTGCCTACGGACGTGATGGAACATAGTATGAGGGTGTCCTCACCCGTAGGAGGCCTGATAGATATCACACGAACGTGCTCAAACATAAAATTTTCCATGGGAAACCTGAACCTAGTAGCTCATAACTTACATGTGATGTTGATGTGGAGCGTCGACATTAtactaggaatggattggttagccGAGAACTACGCCACAAtccgttgtaaggagagacagatagCGCTACAATACCCTGGGACAGAACCCGTAATGTTTCATGGGATCTCCATGAGGAAACGAAAATCGATTATTTCTGCCCTACAAGCAACAACCATGATGAGGAAAGGATGCCCTGCATACCTCGTCTTTTTGaacaaagaagagaaaaaggacAAGAAAATTGAGGACGTGGCAATAGTACGAGAATATCCTGATGTATTCCCAGAAAAGCTACCAGGCTTGCCACCAAACAGGCAATTGGAGTTCAgcatcgatctggaaccaggatcAGCTCCAATATCAAAGGCGCCTTACAGAATGGCACCAagggagttagaggaactcaaaaTGCAATTACAGGAACTACTAGACCTGGGcttcattcgacccagtgtgtcgccgtggggCGCACCA CTGCAAGGAGCTGGAGTGTTctcgaagatggatttgagatcgGGTTATCACCAGTTGAGAGTTCGACAAGACGATATACCAAAGACTGCGTTCCGCACCagatatggccattatgaatttacggtaatgccttttgggcttaCCAATGCTCCAGctgtgttcatggacctaatgaaccgcgtgttccacccGTACCTGGACAAGTTCGTtctggtcttcatagatgatgtgctcatCTATTCGAAGAACAaaaaggaacacgaggaacattTGAGAACCACCTTGGaaac AAGGATCTGA
- the LOC121768074 gene encoding beta-galactosidase-like isoform X1 — protein sequence MWPDLIQKAKEGGVDVIQTYVFWNGHEPEPGKYYFEEIRYDLVKFIKLIKEAGLYVHLRINPYACAEWNFGGFPVWLKYVPGISFRTDNEPFKAAMQKFTTMIVDMMKAEKLYETQGGPIILSQIENEYGPMEYELGAPAVGYTEWAAKMAVDLGTGVPWIMCKQDDAPDPIVSIAPFSHLSFSSGLVQFFCPHS from the exons ATGTGGCCAGATCTTATTCAGAAGGCAAAGGAAGGTGGAGTTGATGTGATTCAGACTTATGTTTTTTGGAATGGGCATGAGCCTGAACCTGGAAAG TATTATTTTGAGGAGATCAGGTATGATTTAGTGAAGTTTATTAAGCTGATTAAGGAAGCTGGGCTTTATGTCCATCTCAGAATTAACCCTTATGCTTGTGCTGAGTGGAATTTTGG GGGTTTCCCTGTTTGGTTGAAGTATGTCCCAGGCATTAGTTTCAGGACAGATAATGAGCCTTTTAAG GCTGCTATGCAAAAGTTCACAACCATGATCGTGGACATGATGAAAGCCGAAAAGCTGTACGAAACTCAGGGCGGTCCAATCATACTATCTCAG ATTGAAAATGAGTATGGACCGATGGAATACGAGCTAGGTGCACCAGCGGTGGGTTATACGGAATGGGCGGCCAAAATGGCTGTGGATCTCGGCACCGGTGTCCCGTGGATCATGTGCAAGCAGGACGATGCCCCCGACCCAATTGTTAGTATTGCTCCTTTTTCTCATCTGAGTTTCAGTAGTGGGCTTGTACAGTTTTTTTGTCCCCATTCATAG
- the LOC121768074 gene encoding beta-galactosidase-like isoform X2, whose product MWPDLIQKAKEGGVDVIQTYVFWNGHEPEPGKYYFEEIRYDLVKFIKLIKEAGLYVHLRINPYACAEWNFGGFPVWLKYVPGISFRTDNEPFKAAMQKFTTMIVDMMKAEKLYETQGGPIILSQIENEYGPMEYELGAPAVGYTEWAAKMAVDLGTGVPWIMCKQDDAPDPIINTCNGYYCD is encoded by the exons ATGTGGCCAGATCTTATTCAGAAGGCAAAGGAAGGTGGAGTTGATGTGATTCAGACTTATGTTTTTTGGAATGGGCATGAGCCTGAACCTGGAAAG TATTATTTTGAGGAGATCAGGTATGATTTAGTGAAGTTTATTAAGCTGATTAAGGAAGCTGGGCTTTATGTCCATCTCAGAATTAACCCTTATGCTTGTGCTGAGTGGAATTTTGG GGGTTTCCCTGTTTGGTTGAAGTATGTCCCAGGCATTAGTTTCAGGACAGATAATGAGCCTTTTAAG GCTGCTATGCAAAAGTTCACAACCATGATCGTGGACATGATGAAAGCCGAAAAGCTGTACGAAACTCAGGGCGGTCCAATCATACTATCTCAG ATTGAAAATGAGTATGGACCGATGGAATACGAGCTAGGTGCACCAGCGGTGGGTTATACGGAATGGGCGGCCAAAATGGCTGTGGATCTCGGCACCGGTGTCCCGTGGATCATGTGCAAGCAGGACGATGCCCCCGACCCAATT ATTAATACTTGCAATGGTTACTACTGTGATTAA
- the LOC121768608 gene encoding putative disease resistance protein RGA1: MADAIVSEVVGRIATMLEDKIRYEVNLVKGVKKELQNLSKKLNKIRMVLDDAEKKAVNDQIVKSWLKELEATSYEMDDILDEWNYSLLKHKMEDFAEPEPEPVQKRGCSFIPSSCLCFNDISFRRDIAKKIEHVKARLEQIYKDRNDFNFVISLPTTDPVPVPESHREQSTSSIDFNNVCGSDIYKKRDDIMKNMMVNGDDTQILSIVGTGGLGKTTLAQLIFNHPQFEKDWLKIWVCVSDPFIATVVAKNIVESVGTETIPPNTNQLELVLQKVKASVSGKKFLLVLDDVWTDDNKKWEPLQISLQCGAVGSKILVTTRKETVAKMFRTLDDDMYHPNKLSEEECWSLLRDTSLPGKSEKECGKFEDVGKKIASKCNGLPLAAVVLGRLLQFKDLEGWEHVEKSEIWELENAKVELFPHLVLSYNELSPTLKRCFSYCAVYPKGRRIHAETLIEEWMAQGYLGSDSGNGAAELKGRENLRNLAMRSLFQDIEKSESGEQIEWCKMHDIVHDFALSLRKNDEKETSCQVCDSSLVSHVQEYRSLSCIYYVTPVFERDRSFKVCDCMKSVRVFRIERSRQMGMETLIHLRWLDISFITLSKDDLEIICRLYFLQTLLLSGCNLTEIPQQIGSLNQLRRLDLSNNGELKELPESMGSLVELRTLSLADCSLKVICRGIGNLVQLRRLDLSWNRELKELPESMGSLVELRTLSLAHCSLEEIGREIGNLVQLRQLDLRLNDELKELPESMGSLVELQILKIEGTSINCLPEALGELSNLHTLGLCPFKVGSQYNKLGLLKNLYRHHTVSLHLKIYLSSMSEMVDLVEDARQAQLNTLLQELETLEISFNGTMNEMEQSSIWMEVVEALVPHHKLNNLKISGYEGSRLPHWMSSPLNFIKQIYLRNLSEVSSLPAMGKLPSLEILSIYSAEQLMFVGREFLGIESSSHDIVVVAFPKLKQLTFHMCRNWEEWEDVTEEEEESAAISIMPCLTELTIESCESLKKLPHRLLRKVSSSLLWMDISGSSELVKTYGEDEEGSAWRSISQLNPQLHLQLLPLYF, from the coding sequence ATGGCGGATGCTATTGTTTCAGAAGTGGTGGGGAGAATTGCAACTATGTTAGAAGATAAGATTCGGTATGAAGTCAATTTGGTGAAAGGCGTGAAGAAGGAGCTTCAAAATCTTTCCAAGAAGCTCAATAAGATCAGAATGGTGTTGGATGATGCAGAAAAGAAAGCAGTGAATGATCAAATCGTCAAAAGTTGGCTGAAGGAGCTCGAAGCTACGTCTTATGAGATGGACGACATTTTGGATGAATGGAACTACTCTCTTCTCAAACATAAGATGGAAGATTTTGCTGAGCCTGAGCCTGAGCCTGTGCAAAAGAGAGGCTGCTCCTTCATCCCATCTTCATGTTTATGTTTCAACGACATTTCTTTTCGTCGTGATATTGCCAAGAAAATAGAACATGTGAAAGCTAGGCTTGAACAGATTTACAAGGATAGAAATGACTTTAATTTTGTCATCTCTCTGCCTACAACTGATCCTGTGCCGGTGCCCGAGTCTCACCGAGAACAATCCACATCTTCAATTGACTTCAACAATGTTTGTGGGTCGGACATATATAAGAAAAGGGATGACATAATGAAGAATATGATGGTTAATGGTGATGATACCCAAATTCTGTCTATAGTTGGGACGGGAGGACTTGGGAAGACGACACTTGCTCAACTTATTTTTAACCATCCTCAATTTGAGAAAGATTGGTTAAAAATTTGGGTGTGTGTTTCTGATCCCTTTATTGCGACCGTAGTTGCAAAAAATATTGTTGAAAGTGTGGGAACTGAAACAATTCCTCCAAATACCAACCAATTAGAATTGGTTTTACAAAAAGTAAAAGCATCCGTTTCAGGCAAAAAGTTTCTTCTTGTCCTTGACGATGTTTGGACAGACGACAATAAAAAATGGGAGCCCCTTCAAATCAGTCTCCAATGTGGTGCGGTAGGTAGTAAAATTCTTGTGACAACGAGAAAGGAAACGGTGGCTAAGATGTTCCGTACCTTGGACGATGATATGTATCACCCAAATAAGCTTAGTGAAGAAGAATGTTGGTCTTTATTGCGCGACACATCTCTTCCGGGAAAGAGTGAGAAGGAATGTGGAAAGTTTGAGGATGTTGGCAAGAAAATAGCTAGCAAGTGCAATGGATTGCCTCTGGCTGCAGTTGTTTTAGGAAGACTTCTGCAGTTCAAGGATTTGGAAGGGTGGGAACATGTAGAGAAGAGTGAAATATGGGAATTGGAGAATGCAAAAGTAGAACTTTTTCCACATTTGGTTTTAAGCTACAATGAATTGTCCCCGACTCTTAAGCGTTGTTTTTCATATTGTGCCGTCTATCCTAAAGGTCGCCGAATTCATGCGGAGACTCTGATAGAAGAGTGGATGGCGCAAGGTTATCTAGGCTCGGATAGTGGAAATGGTGCAGCGGAACTCAAAGGGCGAGAGAACTTGAGAAATTTAGCAATGCGTAGTTTGTTTCAAGACATTGAGAAAAGTGAGTCGGGGGAGCAGATAGAATGGTGTAAAATGCATGATATAGTACATGATTTTGCTCTGTCTCTTAGGAAGAATGATGAGAAGGAGACAAGTTGTCAAGTTTGTGATTCTTCATTGGTTTCTCATGTGCAAGAATATCGGAGTCTATCTTGTATCTACTACGTAACTCCTGTTTTTGAAAGAGATAGAAGTTTTAAAGTTTGTGATTGCATGAAAAGTGTTAGGGTGTTCAGAATTGAGAGAAGCCGTCAGATGGGAATGGAAACGCTGATTCACTTGAGATGGTTGGATATTAGTTTTATTACATTATCAAAGGATGACCTCGAAATCATATGCAGGCTTTATTTCTTGCAAACTCTTCTCTTATCAGGTTGCAACCTAACAGAGATACCACAACAAATTGGGAGTTTGAATCAGTTAAGACGACTTGACTTAAGTAACAATGGAGAATTAAAGGAGTTACCAGAGAGCATGGGCAGTTTGGTTGAATTGCGAACTCTTTCCTTAGCAGACTGCTCTCTAAAAGTGATTTGCAGAGGAATTGGGAATTTGGTTCAGTTAAGACGACTTGACTTAAGTTGGAATAGAGAATTAAAAGAGTTACCAGAGAGCATGGGCAGTTTGGTTGAATTGCGAACTCTTTCCTTAGCACACTGCAGTCTAGAAGAGATTGGGAGAGAAATTGGGAATTTGGTGCAGTTAAGACAACTTGACTTAAGGTTGAATGATGAATTAAAGGAGTTACCAGAGAGCATGGGCAGTTTGGTTGAACTGCAAATCTTGAAGATAGAAGGCACTAGTATCAACTGTCTACCTGAAGcattaggtgagttaagtaatcTCCACACACTGGGACTGTGTCCATTCAAAGTAGGAAGTCAATACAACAAGTTGGGATTACTGAAAAATTTATACCGTCATCATACTGTATCTCTACATTTGAAAATCTACTTGAGTAGTATGAGTGAAATGGTGGACTTGGTCGAGGATGCTCGACAAGCACAATTAAATACACTCCTTCAAGAACTCGAAACACTAGAAATATCTTTCAATGGTACGATGAATGAAATGGAACAGTCATCAATCTGGATGGAGGTGGTAGAAGCTCTCGTGCCCCATCACAAGTTGAACAATCTGAAAATCAGTGGATATGAGGGCTCAAGGCTTCCGCATTGGATGTCATCACCCCTCAACTTTATAAAACAGATATATCTGAGAAATTTGAGTGAGGTGTCATCATTGCCGGCTATGGGGAAACTACCTTCATTGGAAATTCTCTCTATTTACAGTGCGGAGCAATTGATGTTTGTGGGAAGGGAGTTTTTGGGAATAGAATCTTCATCTCATGATATTGTTGTTGTTGCATTTCCCAAACTCAAGCAACTGACATTTCATATGTGCCGCAATTGGGAGGAGTGGGAGGACGTaacagaggaagaagaagaatctGCGGCCATCTCCATCATGCCATGTCTCACTGAGTTGACTATCGAATCATGTGAGAGTTTGAAGAAGCTGCCGCATCGCCTCCTTCGCAAGGTCTCCTCGTCTTTGCTGTGGATGGATATCAGTGGTTCATCAGAGCTAGTAAAAACATACGGAGAGGATGAGGAAGGTTCAGCTTGGAGATCCATATCCCAACTTAATCCCCAACTTCACCTTCAACTTCTTCCCTTATATTTTTAA